A stretch of Chitinophaga caeni DNA encodes these proteins:
- a CDS encoding outer membrane beta-barrel protein, protein MKTQILAHDKKTPMAYQRFGVFNDKTGDMMLQGMTDSLGNIIMGLNPGNYWLKMNAMGYHNLELPFSIGEGSFAALPAKITLQENKAVQLKEVTVRDNTPPVSMKGDTIEYNASRFKTKDGAVVEELLRKLPGVQVDRDGSIKAQGETVQRILVDGKEFFGSDPAIASKNLPADMIDKVQVLDKQSEMAEFTGIKDGQETKTINLVTKKNSKRGIFGNAHAGFGNRDRYDAGFNINSLVDDMQLSALLKGNNVNKSGFSSAELIRMASSNPDMLNNLPPAALSDLMHMKGVSISGSAEALSEIARPVGMTDVLFGGLNFNNDWKNLSWRSDYFFNQSKNTNQFEYNKLVQLVDTSYQYLQQGNQVQDMINHRIGISADWKINPRSSIKFNPNFYINRNSSSQNRDFSSLGLKGDLLNEGTANLHATSRQVTGAMDILLRHRFKRPGNTLMINVKPEIYAFRQNQSNHSSTKFYNVKNEEQVDINQLSDNESRQFHTNINGIYTMPVSRHLFLQAGQRLYLGSARYDTRIKDDQYPNLNPDLSDLLETDQWQSQSKLALAGNWDRFNFTANAGFIRNELKGSSQWQDYTIDQKFSAFAPEIISEYKWTQTSRLKFQYNYNTSLPSIQNLQGLVDKSDPLYIRMGNPDLSPLRKHNITAGFRKFDIKNGKNFYLNAKAQYEDVAVTDSVGIDLNSGAQVIKPVNISGNYNISLSSGQSFRLKNNGSYLNTSLSIGYGKQSIYNNNILSTSRSLNIDPQIDANYYIGSHTSLYGKFRATWNQRSLRIPGLEDQSNWLLNYSLESIHILPLNFTCESSIEFYQTLGMSENYNQTISILNLALQKGFGKSWSLRLEAKDLLNKNAGINSIVGNGYIEERSNTALGRFFLLSAQYKFRKFKKIK, encoded by the coding sequence GTGAAAACCCAAATATTAGCTCATGATAAAAAAACGCCCATGGCGTATCAACGCTTTGGCGTCTTTAATGACAAGACGGGTGATATGATGCTGCAAGGTATGACCGACTCGCTCGGCAATATCATCATGGGTTTAAACCCGGGTAATTATTGGCTTAAAATGAATGCCATGGGTTACCATAACCTGGAACTCCCCTTCTCGATCGGTGAAGGCTCCTTTGCTGCATTACCTGCGAAAATTACGTTGCAGGAAAACAAGGCGGTTCAATTGAAAGAAGTTACCGTAAGGGATAATACCCCACCGGTCAGTATGAAGGGTGATACCATCGAGTACAACGCTTCCCGCTTCAAGACGAAAGATGGCGCCGTAGTAGAAGAGCTTTTACGAAAATTGCCCGGAGTACAAGTTGACCGTGACGGCAGCATCAAGGCACAAGGCGAAACTGTTCAAAGAATTTTAGTAGATGGTAAAGAGTTCTTCGGTAGCGACCCAGCTATTGCTTCCAAGAATCTCCCGGCTGACATGATCGACAAAGTCCAAGTGCTAGATAAACAAAGTGAAATGGCTGAATTTACCGGTATTAAGGATGGACAGGAAACTAAAACCATCAACCTCGTGACCAAGAAAAACAGTAAACGGGGCATTTTTGGAAATGCACATGCGGGATTCGGTAACCGGGACCGGTATGATGCCGGGTTTAATATCAATAGCCTGGTTGATGATATGCAGCTATCGGCCCTATTAAAAGGCAATAATGTGAACAAATCCGGTTTCAGTTCCGCGGAGTTAATCCGCATGGCTTCCAGCAACCCTGATATGTTGAATAACCTCCCCCCTGCTGCCTTATCAGATCTAATGCATATGAAAGGGGTCAGCATCAGTGGATCGGCGGAAGCACTATCTGAAATCGCCAGGCCGGTCGGTATGACGGATGTATTATTCGGTGGACTGAATTTTAACAATGACTGGAAAAATCTTAGTTGGAGAAGCGATTACTTTTTCAATCAATCCAAAAACACGAACCAATTTGAATACAACAAACTAGTGCAATTAGTTGATACGAGTTATCAATACCTGCAACAGGGCAATCAAGTGCAGGACATGATAAATCATAGAATAGGTATTAGCGCCGATTGGAAAATCAATCCTAGAAGTAGTATCAAGTTCAATCCCAATTTTTATATCAATAGAAACAGTTCATCGCAAAACCGTGATTTCAGTTCCCTGGGTTTGAAGGGTGATCTATTGAATGAAGGAACAGCGAATTTACATGCTACATCCCGGCAGGTTACCGGGGCCATGGATATCTTGTTGCGCCACCGTTTTAAACGCCCGGGCAATACCTTAATGATAAATGTGAAACCCGAAATATATGCTTTCCGGCAAAATCAATCCAATCATTCCAGCACAAAATTTTATAATGTCAAAAATGAAGAGCAGGTAGATATTAACCAGCTTTCTGATAACGAAAGCCGGCAATTCCACACGAATATCAACGGGATATATACGATGCCGGTTAGCCGGCATTTATTCCTACAGGCAGGACAACGTCTATATCTAGGCAGTGCCCGGTACGATACCAGGATTAAAGACGATCAATATCCCAATTTAAACCCTGACCTCAGCGATTTATTAGAAACGGATCAATGGCAAAGCCAATCCAAGCTGGCGCTGGCCGGGAATTGGGATCGATTCAATTTCACGGCGAACGCAGGTTTTATCCGGAACGAATTAAAAGGTAGTTCACAATGGCAGGACTATACCATCGATCAAAAATTCTCCGCCTTCGCCCCGGAAATCATTTCAGAATACAAGTGGACACAAACATCGCGCTTAAAATTTCAATACAATTATAATACGTCGCTGCCTTCTATTCAAAATCTGCAAGGCTTAGTCGACAAGAGTGATCCATTATATATCAGGATGGGGAATCCGGACTTGTCGCCCCTTCGCAAGCACAACATTACTGCCGGGTTCAGGAAATTTGATATCAAAAATGGTAAAAATTTTTATCTCAATGCGAAGGCTCAATATGAAGATGTTGCTGTAACAGATAGCGTTGGCATCGATCTGAATAGCGGGGCACAGGTAATAAAGCCCGTTAATATTTCCGGGAACTACAACATCTCCCTTTCTTCCGGGCAAAGTTTCCGCTTGAAAAATAACGGTTCTTATCTCAACACTAGCCTTTCCATAGGTTACGGCAAACAAAGTATTTACAACAACAACATTCTCAGCACTAGCCGCTCGCTAAATATCGACCCGCAAATAGATGCCAATTATTATATCGGTTCCCATACCAGTTTATACGGAAAATTCAGGGCAACATGGAATCAACGGAGCTTGCGAATACCGGGATTGGAAGATCAAAGCAATTGGTTATTGAACTATTCATTGGAATCTATTCATATACTTCCCCTGAATTTTACATGTGAAAGTTCAATAGAATTTTACCAAACCCTTGGTATGAGTGAAAATTACAACCAAACCATCTCCATCCTCAACCTGGCCCTGCAAAAAGGTTTTGGAAAATCCTGGTCCCTGCGACTTGAAGCGAAAGATTTACTGAATAAAAACGCCGGTATCAATAGTATCGTCGGAAACGGTTATATCGAAGAAAGGAGCAATACAGCACTCGGTCGATTTTTCTTATTGAGCGCTCAATACAAATTCAGAAAATTCAAAAAAATAAAATAA
- a CDS encoding response regulator transcription factor, which yields MEVIKVLLVEDELVLAGVLKETLALKGFEVCLAANGLEGFSAFKEFKPDICIVDIMMPKKDGISMVKEIRTVDQQTPLIFLTAKSETQDVIQGFHVGADDYIKKPFSIEELILRMQALLKRSKQSAGSVAMLPGPNTIVSIGQYRFDYNRLELHLDKEIQRLSQREADILKMLTDNLRNITPRKDILLQLWGDDSFFNARNMDVYISRLRKFLSGDEKVQIINVRGKGIKLVI from the coding sequence ATGGAAGTAATCAAAGTTTTATTGGTAGAAGACGAACTCGTACTCGCAGGTGTTTTAAAAGAAACGCTTGCGCTCAAAGGGTTCGAGGTATGCCTCGCTGCTAACGGGCTGGAGGGCTTCAGCGCCTTCAAGGAATTTAAACCCGATATCTGCATCGTAGATATCATGATGCCTAAAAAAGATGGTATCTCTATGGTCAAGGAAATCAGGACGGTGGATCAACAAACGCCCCTCATCTTCCTCACGGCAAAAAGCGAAACGCAGGACGTTATCCAGGGATTTCATGTAGGCGCTGATGATTATATTAAGAAACCCTTTAGCATAGAAGAACTCATCCTCCGGATGCAGGCGCTCCTGAAACGATCCAAGCAAAGCGCAGGTTCGGTTGCCATGCTACCGGGCCCCAATACCATCGTATCAATTGGTCAATACCGTTTCGATTACAACCGGCTGGAACTTCATCTTGATAAAGAAATTCAACGCCTGTCGCAACGCGAAGCCGACATCCTCAAAATGCTTACGGACAACCTCCGCAATATAACACCCAGGAAAGACATATTACTTCAACTCTGGGGGGATGATAGTTTTTTCAATGCCCGGAATATGGATGTTTACATTTCCCGGCTGCGTAAGTTCCTTTCCGGTGACGAAAAAGTTCAAATTATAAATGTCAGGGGTAAAGGCATCAAGCTCGTGATTTAA
- a CDS encoding sensor histidine kinase, producing the protein MDKIVRRIWWIVVPTAIAVLGFQLYWLYTVYNGQQQSFHQVAADAFQKAYDKALFQQLGKMEYISSNDTGRQAIQKTISRSINLESVFQSSPNFKEAPSSKTVTKGTVMLFADDSTGTAYKDSVLVKKDIDLRNFGVDPTRLLSSLLGRDNIVMIDTAVLKKLYDEELANRNIDLPFRIIQPANEDSISSQAGFIRLKAENYTQTPAIAAQFQGLSTWLLLKIISPIILSFLLVLLIIFCIWILWRIILKQKKLEDMKNDFISNITHELKTPVAILSATNETLLNFDGIHDAEKTGRYLRLERDELKKLQVQLDRIIHLTRLENKEGFQESLREINLGVLVNKVADRFRSLPGVEISIDNKLTDPVIQTQALHLETVLSNLVDNAIKYSPRDTKPVVIHLSEENQYIQIDITDEGLGIEKSQLPFIFDKFYRVPHGNIHDVKGYGLGLSHVKSLLSHLGGSIGVKTEPGKGSTFSIQLKKVWK; encoded by the coding sequence ATGGATAAAATCGTCAGGAGAATATGGTGGATCGTGGTACCGACTGCTATAGCGGTACTTGGATTTCAATTGTATTGGCTCTATACGGTCTACAATGGCCAGCAACAGAGCTTCCACCAGGTGGCGGCTGATGCCTTCCAAAAGGCTTATGACAAAGCCCTGTTTCAGCAACTGGGCAAAATGGAGTATATATCCAGTAATGATACAGGCCGACAAGCTATACAAAAAACGATCTCCCGCAGCATTAACCTCGAAAGTGTATTCCAATCCTCCCCTAACTTCAAAGAAGCGCCCAGCTCGAAAACCGTTACCAAGGGTACCGTCATGTTGTTCGCTGATGATTCTACCGGGACTGCTTACAAGGATTCCGTCCTGGTAAAAAAGGATATCGACCTGCGGAATTTCGGCGTCGATCCTACCAGGCTACTGTCGTCCCTCCTGGGTAGAGATAACATCGTGATGATTGATACGGCAGTCTTAAAAAAACTTTACGATGAAGAACTTGCTAACCGGAACATCGATTTACCCTTCAGAATCATACAGCCTGCAAATGAAGACAGCATCAGCAGCCAAGCGGGCTTCATCAGGTTAAAGGCTGAAAATTATACGCAAACGCCCGCTATCGCGGCTCAATTCCAAGGTTTGAGTACCTGGTTGTTACTGAAAATCATCTCCCCTATCATATTGTCATTCCTCCTGGTTTTGTTAATCATCTTTTGCATCTGGATCCTATGGCGTATCATCCTGAAACAGAAGAAACTGGAAGACATGAAGAATGATTTCATCAGCAATATTACACATGAATTGAAAACACCTGTTGCCATACTGAGCGCCACCAATGAAACCTTGCTCAATTTTGATGGTATCCATGATGCCGAAAAAACCGGCAGGTACTTACGCTTGGAGCGCGATGAATTGAAAAAACTACAAGTACAACTGGATCGGATCATCCACTTAACGAGATTAGAAAATAAAGAGGGTTTCCAGGAATCGCTGCGGGAAATAAATCTCGGTGTCTTGGTGAATAAGGTGGCCGATAGGTTTCGCTCCCTTCCCGGTGTCGAGATATCGATTGATAATAAGTTAACGGATCCCGTCATTCAAACCCAGGCTTTACATCTTGAAACGGTTTTGTCTAACCTGGTCGATAATGCTATCAAGTATAGTCCCCGGGATACGAAACCGGTAGTGATCCACTTAAGCGAAGAAAATCAATATATCCAGATCGATATCACAGATGAGGGCTTAGGGATTGAGAAATCTCAATTGCCTTTTATTTTTGATAAATTCTACCGGGTGCCACATGGCAATATCCACGATGTAAAGGGCTACGGTTTAGGTTTAAGTCATGTTAAGAGTTTATTGTCACATCTCGGGGGTAGCATCGGCGTGAAAACGGAACCGGGAAAGGGCAGCACGTTCAGCATCCAATTGAAAAAAGTATGGAAGTAA
- a CDS encoding Arm DNA-binding domain-containing protein: MRTEATFSVDFVMRKKESDPHRGYIYARITVDGDIKELSLKEEVSSESWIPGSECLKGRAAEVQKINNYIEDVRSKIRQKYRELQDSGKRMSADLVKQA; this comes from the coding sequence ATGAGAACAGAAGCCACATTCTCCGTTGATTTTGTCATGCGCAAAAAGGAAAGCGACCCACATCGTGGATATATATACGCAAGAATTACGGTCGATGGAGACATCAAAGAATTATCCCTTAAGGAGGAAGTCAGTTCCGAAAGCTGGATACCGGGCAGCGAATGCTTAAAGGGAAGAGCTGCCGAAGTTCAGAAGATCAACAATTATATTGAAGACGTCCGTTCAAAAATACGGCAAAAGTACAGGGAGCTGCAAGATAGTGGTAAGCGGATGTCTGCTGATCTTGTAAAGCAGGCCTAG
- a CDS encoding phage integrase SAM-like domain-containing protein, producing MTAYHRKINTGILAKGTMKNYGATEKYFKNFLTTQLHRDDIFLIELDYEFLTEFEHYVRNNPIKASDPCVGNGVIKHLQRLRGMVSWAKKLKWIEIDPLEDYTQNPKKPKRKKLDLYELMRIEQHQRAVRCRCRDGRPGETG from the coding sequence TTGACCGCTTACCACAGGAAGATCAATACAGGTATCCTCGCAAAGGGCACGATGAAAAACTACGGTGCAACTGAAAAGTACTTCAAAAACTTTCTAACAACACAACTACATAGGGATGATATATTTCTAATTGAATTGGACTACGAATTCCTCACAGAGTTTGAGCATTATGTAAGAAACAATCCAATAAAGGCATCCGATCCATGTGTCGGAAATGGGGTTATTAAACATCTGCAACGGCTCAGGGGCATGGTTTCCTGGGCAAAAAAATTGAAATGGATAGAGATCGATCCCCTCGAAGACTACACGCAGAACCCTAAAAAGCCGAAGAGGAAGAAACTGGACCTTTATGAACTGATGCGCATTGAACAGCATCAACGAGCTGTGCGATGCCGGTGTCGGGATGGCCGCCCTGGAGAAACTGGCTGA
- a CDS encoding FRG domain-containing protein, which produces METIKIDSLEKLIELVTTGEFGCGHVVFRGVTDAKNHKLVPSVGRIDESILCGLSIAEYERETLNRFKLRANSEINPQPKDDWEWLALAQHHGLPTRLLDWTSSPLIALYFATKPEFQNDGSLKKCNDNGGAIFAFHTCSYLDTSCLAPPTDFTEFGLFYPPHITRRITGQFGLFSIQADPTKELNEEIDENEGNWIKKIEFSCETAQQIQKQLYLLGIRHETVFPDLDGFTFDLKVKFNVTSCHTVKNLCW; this is translated from the coding sequence ATGGAAACAATTAAAATAGACAGTTTAGAAAAGTTAATTGAGTTGGTGACAACTGGAGAATTTGGATGCGGACACGTTGTTTTTCGTGGTGTGACAGACGCTAAAAATCATAAACTTGTTCCTTCTGTTGGACGAATTGACGAATCAATTTTATGCGGACTATCAATTGCTGAATACGAAAGAGAAACCTTAAACAGATTTAAGTTGAGAGCAAACTCGGAGATTAACCCTCAACCCAAAGACGATTGGGAATGGCTTGCATTAGCACAACACCACGGTTTGCCGACAAGACTTCTTGACTGGACTTCAAGTCCATTAATAGCTTTGTATTTTGCGACCAAACCTGAATTTCAAAATGATGGTAGTTTAAAAAAGTGTAATGACAATGGCGGTGCAATTTTTGCATTTCATACTTGTAGTTATTTGGACACAAGTTGTTTGGCTCCTCCGACAGACTTTACTGAGTTCGGACTCTTTTACCCTCCGCATATAACTAGACGAATAACTGGTCAGTTCGGACTTTTTTCTATTCAAGCCGACCCTACTAAAGAACTAAACGAAGAGATTGACGAGAACGAAGGAAACTGGATAAAGAAAATTGAATTTAGCTGCGAGACTGCTCAACAAATTCAAAAGCAACTTTACCTATTAGGTATTAGACACGAAACGGTATTCCCAGACCTTGACGGATTTACGTTTGACTTGAAAGTTAAATTTAATGTTACAAGTTGCCATACTGTAAAGAACTTATGCTGGTAG
- a CDS encoding helix-turn-helix domain-containing protein translates to MAHTKPRRIKSISEFHRLRGLPKPEHPLVSVVTTDDFTKLPDPIAMNTVFDFYFIAMKRLKGVKYKYGQMHYDFEDEGVLFFMSPNQVLELEIIEEENPGKQSGWILLFHPDFIWNTPLAKTIKRYEFFDYSVNEALLLSEKEELTLSGIIHNIRQEYLSNIDKFSKQIIITHIENLLSYSERFYHRQFITREKANHQILERLEKLLTDYFNRDDLAIRGLPSVQYVSQELNISRGYLGSLLRMVTGQSTQQHIHDKLIEKAREKLSTTNLSVSEIAYELGFEHSQSFSKLFKTKTNVSPLKFRQSFN, encoded by the coding sequence ATGGCACATACAAAACCGCGAAGGATAAAATCAATCAGCGAGTTTCATCGGCTAAGAGGTTTACCTAAGCCCGAACACCCTTTGGTTAGCGTTGTCACTACAGACGATTTTACGAAGCTGCCCGACCCCATCGCTATGAATACGGTCTTTGATTTTTATTTTATTGCAATGAAACGTTTGAAAGGTGTGAAGTATAAATACGGACAGATGCACTACGATTTTGAAGATGAAGGTGTGCTGTTCTTTATGTCGCCCAACCAGGTGCTCGAACTTGAAATCATAGAAGAAGAAAATCCGGGAAAACAATCAGGTTGGATATTGCTCTTTCACCCTGACTTTATTTGGAACACACCGCTGGCAAAAACAATCAAGCGCTATGAATTTTTTGATTATTCGGTAAATGAAGCGTTACTGTTATCGGAAAAAGAAGAATTAACCCTAAGTGGCATTATACACAATATCAGGCAGGAGTATCTTTCCAATATTGATAAGTTCAGTAAACAAATCATTATTACACATATTGAAAATTTGCTTAGTTATTCAGAGCGATTCTACCATCGTCAGTTTATCACAAGGGAAAAAGCCAATCATCAGATTTTGGAACGTTTGGAAAAACTGTTGACAGATTACTTTAATAGGGACGATTTGGCAATAAGGGGCCTCCCATCTGTTCAATATGTATCGCAAGAACTAAATATTTCGAGGGGGTATCTAGGAAGTTTGCTTAGAATGGTAACTGGTCAAAGCACACAGCAACACATACATGATAAACTGATAGAAAAAGCCAGGGAAAAACTATCTACTACAAACCTTTCCGTAAGCGAAATAGCCTATGAATTGGGCTTTGAACATTCACAATCGTTCAGTAAACTGTTCAAGACAAAGACAAATGTTTCACCTTTGAAGTTTAGGCAATCCTTTAACTGA
- a CDS encoding NAD(P)H-binding protein gives MKIVLTGSLGNISKPLAIELIAKGHSVTVISSNPDKQKEIEAIGGKAAIGSISDINFLTTTFAGADAVYCMIPFNFMEEDQTAYFKNIETNYVQAIRLNGIKKIVFLTGWAANVKDSPLLNQLSDRTVIELRPGSFYTNFYNDIKTIKEHGVLMAGYGGSDKIAFVSPTDIADAALEELTAPFQGTKVRYVASEELTCNEAAKILGEAIGKPDLQWITLSEDQLLNGLIQSGFPQQLAHDFVRMQMETHSGKTFENYLRNRPILGKTKLKEFAKEFARAYHQQ, from the coding sequence ATGAAAATCGTTTTAACAGGCTCATTGGGGAATATTAGCAAACCACTTGCAATAGAATTAATTGCGAAAGGACATTCGGTAACCGTTATCAGTAGCAATCCCGACAAACAAAAAGAGATTGAAGCCATTGGTGGCAAAGCTGCAATCGGCTCAATTAGCGACATTAATTTTCTAACAACAACTTTTGCAGGTGCGGATGCTGTGTATTGTATGATACCCTTCAATTTTATGGAAGAAGACCAAACAGCTTATTTCAAAAATATTGAAACTAATTATGTGCAAGCAATCAGGCTGAATGGAATCAAAAAAATAGTATTTCTAACCGGCTGGGCGGCTAATGTGAAAGATTCGCCTCTACTAAATCAACTATCAGACAGAACAGTTATCGAGCTACGTCCCGGTTCTTTTTACACAAATTTTTACAATGATATTAAAACCATAAAAGAACACGGCGTACTAATGGCAGGCTATGGCGGAAGCGATAAAATTGCTTTTGTTTCACCAACCGATATTGCCGACGCAGCTCTTGAAGAATTGACCGCACCGTTTCAAGGGACAAAAGTCCGTTACGTAGCAAGCGAAGAATTAACCTGTAATGAAGCAGCAAAAATTTTAGGTGAAGCCATCGGCAAGCCCGACCTGCAATGGATAACACTTTCAGAAGATCAATTACTAAACGGATTAATTCAATCAGGCTTTCCACAACAGCTTGCACATGATTTTGTAAGAATGCAGATGGAGACGCACAGCGGAAAAACATTTGAGAACTATCTCAGAAACAGACCCATCTTAGGTAAAACAAAACTAAAAGAATTTGCAAAGGAATTTGCAAGAGCATACCATCAACAATAA
- a CDS encoding DoxX family membrane protein has translation MKTKILFVLCLLTGIMFINAGLDKFFHYMPLPADMPEKMVKAGMAFLEIGWLLPLIATFEIVGGVLLIFKRTRALGAIVLFPILCGILLSNITTAPSGLPIALVITAIILWAMFDNKDKYLPLIRT, from the coding sequence ATGAAAACTAAGATCCTTTTTGTTTTATGTTTGTTGACCGGTATTATGTTTATCAACGCCGGTTTAGATAAGTTTTTCCACTATATGCCTCTACCTGCCGATATGCCGGAGAAGATGGTGAAAGCCGGGATGGCATTCCTGGAAATAGGCTGGTTACTTCCGCTCATTGCGACTTTTGAGATCGTGGGCGGGGTGCTGTTGATATTTAAGAGGACAAGGGCCTTAGGCGCCATCGTTCTTTTCCCGATTTTGTGCGGTATATTACTGTCAAATATTACCACTGCTCCGTCTGGTTTACCAATTGCATTGGTGATCACGGCCATAATACTATGGGCAATGTTCGATAATAAGGATAAGTATTTACCATTGATACGGACATAA
- a CDS encoding ArsR/SmtB family transcription factor encodes MRRDIFQAIADPTRRAIIALIALHAMTPNAIAEHFATTRQAVSKHLKILTECELVKPEQRGREIYYQLEIDKMKEIDKWLEQFRQIWESRFEQLDQLLASIKKK; translated from the coding sequence ATGAGACGAGATATTTTTCAGGCAATCGCTGATCCGACACGCCGGGCTATCATTGCATTAATTGCCTTGCATGCGATGACGCCCAATGCCATCGCGGAGCATTTTGCTACGACGCGTCAAGCCGTTTCCAAGCACTTGAAAATTTTGACGGAATGTGAGCTTGTGAAGCCTGAGCAACGTGGCCGGGAAATATATTATCAATTGGAAATTGACAAGATGAAGGAAATTGATAAGTGGCTGGAACAATTCAGGCAGATTTGGGAAAGCCGCTTCGAACAACTTGATCAACTTTTAGCTTCCATAAAAAAGAAATAG
- a CDS encoding SRPBCC family protein encodes MNPNVQFDFIADKQKNTLTIRREFLAERALVWRCYTESELLDRWFAPAPLSTKTKSMDFREGGHWHYAMVEPNGTEYWGLMDYIKIEPVNYYTALDAFSNAAGEINQDLPRAEWLVTFTDKDENALVETVVTYKSLSDLETVIQMGMEQGMISTLEKLDELLLSLVSGDM; translated from the coding sequence ATGAACCCTAATGTACAATTTGATTTTATCGCTGATAAACAAAAGAATACCCTCACGATTCGAAGGGAGTTTTTAGCCGAACGCGCCTTGGTTTGGCGCTGCTATACCGAAAGCGAATTACTGGACCGTTGGTTTGCGCCTGCCCCGCTTAGCACGAAAACAAAATCGATGGATTTCCGTGAAGGTGGGCATTGGCATTATGCCATGGTGGAGCCCAACGGTACGGAATATTGGGGGCTCATGGATTATATTAAAATTGAACCCGTTAATTATTACACTGCTCTCGATGCTTTCAGCAATGCCGCGGGCGAAATTAACCAGGATTTACCCCGCGCGGAATGGCTCGTAACTTTTACCGATAAGGACGAAAATGCTTTGGTGGAAACGGTAGTTACTTATAAGTCGCTTTCTGATTTGGAAACGGTTATCCAGATGGGCATGGAACAGGGGATGATATCTACCCTGGAAAAGTTGGATGAATTGCTGCTTTCCCTTGTTAGTGGTGATATGTAA
- a CDS encoding SRPBCC family protein — protein sequence MSNKVTVTATVNADSKKVWDYYNQPEHITKWNFADPSWHCPSATNDMRVGGKYVSRMEAKDGSFGFDFEATYDEVVEGKKFTYTMPGGRQVTVVFNGNNGSTGIDVTFDAETENPIEMQRDGWQAILDNFKKYTEAN from the coding sequence ATGAGTAACAAAGTAACAGTTACGGCCACCGTAAATGCAGATAGCAAAAAAGTTTGGGACTATTATAATCAACCCGAACATATTACGAAATGGAATTTTGCAGATCCTTCCTGGCATTGTCCTTCCGCCACAAATGATATGCGTGTAGGTGGAAAATATGTATCAAGAATGGAAGCGAAAGACGGAAGTTTTGGCTTTGATTTTGAAGCTACATACGATGAAGTAGTAGAAGGGAAGAAGTTTACCTACACGATGCCAGGTGGGAGGCAAGTAACTGTTGTTTTCAATGGGAATAACGGTTCAACCGGAATTGACGTAACTTTCGATGCCGAAACCGAAAATCCAATTGAAATGCAACGTGATGGTTGGCAAGCCATCCTTGACAATTTTAAGAAGTACACGGAAGCGAATTAA